CCGAGCAGATCGAGCTGGTGAAGGCCGCCGCGAAGGCCGCCGGGCGCACCGACGCCCCGCGGATCCAGGTCGCGTTCCGGCCGATCATCGCACCCACCGAGGAACTCGCCTGGGAGAAGGCGCACCGCACGGTCGCCGCGATCAAGGCCCGCCGGGCGAGCAACGACCTGGTGCGCCGCCGCCTGACGAGCGGTCAGCAGCCGGAGAACACCGGCTCGCAGCGGCTGCTGGAGATCGCCGAGGCCGGGGAGCGCTACGACCGGGCGCTGTGGACCCCGACCGCCGCCGCCACCGGCGGCGCGGGCAACTCCAACGCCCTGGTCGGCACGCCCGAGACGGTCGCCCAGGCGCTGCTCGACTACTACGACCTCGGCGTGGACATCCTCTCCGCCCGCGGCTACGACCACATCGGCGACGCGATCGACTTCGGCCGGTACGTCATCCCGATCGTCCGGGAGGAGGTGGCCAAGCGCGACGCCGCCAGGGCCGCCGCCGGAGTGGCCGCGTGACCGCGCTGACGGTGGCGCGGGCGGTGCTCGGCGACCGGCTCACCGAACCGCTGGTCCGCGAGCTCACCCACGAGTACGTCACCCGCTACGGCCCCGGCGGCCAGGAGGAGATGGCCCGGTACGGCGCCGAGGAGTTCGCCCCGCCGGACGGCCTGCTCCTGCTGCTGCTGCGCGACGGCGAACCGGTGGCGGGCGGCGCCTACCGCCGCTACGACCGGGACACCGCCGAGCTGAAGCGGATGTGGACCGCCGCCGGCCACCGCCGCCAGGGCCTGGGCCGCCGGGTGCTGGCCGAACTGGAGGCCGCCGCCGCGACGGCCGGCTACCGGCGGATCTTCCTGACCACCGGCCCGCTCCAGCCCGAGGCCAAGGGCCTCTACCTGGCGGCCGGCTACACCCCCCTGTTCGACCTCGACGAGCAGCCGGCGGAGTTCCGCCCGCTGCCGTTCGAGAAGCACCTGGCCGCCCCGCAGGCCGGAAAGGCACCGACCCGATGAAGCGCCACCTCCCCGTCGCCCTGGCCGCCGTAGCCGCGCTGGCGCTGGCCGG
The DNA window shown above is from Streptomyces sp. TLI_171 and carries:
- a CDS encoding GNAT family N-acetyltransferase, with the protein product MTALTVARAVLGDRLTEPLVRELTHEYVTRYGPGGQEEMARYGAEEFAPPDGLLLLLLRDGEPVAGGAYRRYDRDTAELKRMWTAAGHRRQGLGRRVLAELEAAAATAGYRRIFLTTGPLQPEAKGLYLAAGYTPLFDLDEQPAEFRPLPFEKHLAAPQAGKAPTR